From the genome of Candidatus Buchananbacteria bacterium, one region includes:
- the rpsK gene encoding 30S ribosomal protein S11, translating into MEDIKKTTAPKAESAETVAEPESLAKESAAKAVKGKKKAKAQVVSGRVYIQATYNNTVVTFTDANGNALTQYSAGQAGFRGPKKSTPYAAGIIIQKASEKLQAYGLKEVSVFVKGVGGGREAAIRALNANGINVLSIKDVTPIPHNGCRPKKPRRV; encoded by the coding sequence ATGGAAGATATCAAAAAAACTACTGCTCCAAAAGCTGAATCAGCCGAAACTGTTGCCGAACCGGAAAGTTTGGCCAAAGAATCAGCTGCTAAAGCCGTTAAGGGCAAAAAGAAAGCTAAAGCCCAGGTTGTTTCCGGCCGCGTTTACATTCAGGCGACCTACAACAACACCGTTGTGACTTTTACCGATGCCAACGGCAATGCTTTAACTCAGTATTCCGCCGGTCAGGCTGGTTTTCGTGGACCAAAAAAATCCACCCCTTATGCTGCCGGTATCATCATCCAAAAGGCTTCCGAAAAATTGCAGGCTTACGGTTTGAAAGAAGTTTCCGTTTTTGTTAAAGGCGTTGGCGGCGGCCGCGAAGCAGCGATCCGCGCTTTAAATGCCAACGGTATCAACGTTTTAAGTATTAAGGACGTCACACCGATTCCTCATAACGGTTGTCGGCCAAAGAAACCACGACGCGTTTAA
- the rpmJ gene encoding 50S ribosomal protein L36: MKVRASVKKMCKDCKVIRRSRKVQIVCKNPRHRQRQG, encoded by the coding sequence ATGAAAGTAAGAGCTTCGGTAAAAAAAATGTGTAAGGACTGCAAGGTTATTCGACGTAGCCGAAAAGTCCAGATTGTCTGTAAAAATCCACGACACCGACAGCGTCAAGGTTAA
- a CDS encoding type IV secretion system DNA-binding domain-containing protein: MPEDKNQKKSDEMVLLGETNFRNQRVRFGIKKDDRRRHMYIIGKTGMGKSTVMENMIIQDIQNGSGVALVDPHGDFAEKILDFIPSHRINDVVYLNPADIQHPVAFNVMESVSEEHKHLIASGLVGVFKKLWADSWGPRLEYLLRNAILALLDYPGSTLLGVMRILVDKNYRKKVITKIQDPVVKAFWVEEFSKYPQQFQVEAVAPIQNKVGQFLSTAMIRNIVGQVKSSFDLREIMDNQKILIMNLSKGRIGEDSSALLGAMMITKIQLAAMSRIDIKENERKDFYLYVDEFQNFATESFASILSEARKYRLDLIIGHQYIEQLDEMVRAAVFGNVGTLMCFRVGAADAEALATEFAPYFVEEDLVNLTKYDVYLKLMIDGVASTPFSATTLPPLDTHLHAHNREKVINVSRERYAKPREVVEDKISRWTGVDGGGEEESDGNQKTTTSTPSQDEKNHRPNDGKKKRDDDRKGKKSKEKETYTVNCYECGKPTEITFKPDGLRPVYCPTCFKEIRERLMKGEESVETAAEALPEPQPEISLSEALTKPPQAFEKKRSEQPPAATPAKPMTIHQLIKKKIEENANPNTNQEINELQQIKPGEVIKF, from the coding sequence ATGCCTGAAGACAAAAATCAAAAAAAATCAGACGAAATGGTGCTGCTCGGCGAAACGAACTTTCGCAATCAACGAGTACGGTTTGGCATCAAAAAAGATGACCGGCGGCGGCACATGTACATCATCGGAAAAACCGGTATGGGCAAGTCAACCGTTATGGAAAACATGATCATCCAGGATATCCAAAACGGCTCCGGCGTTGCCTTGGTTGATCCGCATGGTGACTTCGCCGAAAAAATTCTTGACTTTATTCCCAGCCACCGCATTAACGACGTGGTGTACCTTAATCCGGCTGATATCCAGCATCCGGTTGCTTTTAACGTCATGGAATCTGTCTCTGAAGAACACAAGCACTTGATCGCTTCAGGGCTTGTTGGCGTCTTCAAAAAACTGTGGGCCGACTCCTGGGGACCTCGCTTGGAATACCTGCTTCGTAACGCCATTTTAGCACTCTTGGATTACCCCGGTAGCACGCTGCTTGGAGTAATGAGGATTTTGGTGGACAAAAACTATCGCAAAAAAGTAATCACCAAGATCCAAGACCCGGTAGTCAAGGCCTTTTGGGTTGAGGAATTTTCAAAATATCCGCAGCAGTTCCAGGTTGAGGCTGTTGCCCCAATTCAAAACAAAGTCGGACAGTTTCTATCCACGGCAATGATCAGAAATATCGTCGGCCAGGTGAAATCTTCTTTTGATTTGCGCGAAATCATGGATAATCAAAAAATCCTGATTATGAACCTGTCCAAAGGCCGAATTGGCGAAGACTCATCAGCCTTACTCGGAGCCATGATGATTACCAAAATTCAATTGGCCGCCATGAGCCGAATTGATATTAAAGAAAACGAACGAAAAGATTTTTATCTATACGTCGACGAATTTCAGAACTTTGCCACCGAATCATTCGCCAGTATTTTATCTGAGGCCCGGAAATACCGCCTCGACTTAATCATCGGACATCAATACATTGAACAGCTTGATGAAATGGTTCGGGCCGCCGTGTTTGGCAACGTAGGAACATTAATGTGTTTTCGCGTCGGTGCGGCTGATGCTGAAGCGCTGGCAACTGAATTTGCGCCATATTTTGTTGAAGAAGATCTGGTTAATCTCACCAAGTATGACGTCTACTTAAAACTGATGATTGACGGTGTTGCTTCAACTCCGTTTTCGGCGACCACCTTGCCGCCGCTTGACACACACCTTCACGCTCATAATCGCGAAAAAGTTATCAACGTCTCGCGTGAACGCTATGCCAAACCTCGCGAAGTGGTTGAAGACAAAATCAGCCGCTGGACCGGCGTAGATGGAGGCGGAGAAGAGGAATCTGACGGCAACCAAAAAACAACTACTAGCACCCCCTCGCAAGATGAAAAAAACCACCGCCCAAACGACGGTAAAAAGAAACGTGACGATGACCGAAAAGGCAAAAAATCAAAAGAAAAAGAAACTTACACGGTTAACTGTTACGAGTGCGGTAAACCAACCGAAATTACTTTTAAGCCAGATGGTCTGCGCCCGGTTTACTGTCCAACTTGTTTTAAAGAAATTCGCGAACGGTTGATGAAGGGCGAGGAAAGCGTCGAGACTGCCGCTGAGGCGCTGCCTGAACCGCAGCCGGAAATTTCACTTTCCGAAGCGCTCACTAAACCGCCACAAGCGTTCGAAAAAAAACGTTCAGAGCAACCACCGGCGGCAACTCCGGCAAAACCAATGACCATTCACCAGCTGATCAAGAAAAAAATTGAAGAAAATGCCAATCCAAATACTAATCAGGAAATCAACGAACTGCAGCAAATCAAACCCGGTGAAGTGATAAAATTTTAG
- a CDS encoding DNA-directed RNA polymerase subunit alpha, giving the protein MENIPLPSKVEITPGDEKNTATVSIQPCHPGFGTTIGNALRRVLLSSLPGGAVTAFKIKGVSHEFSAIDNVLEDVVEISLNLKQLRLRVNSTEPVRLHLHAKGEKKVTAKDIEPNADVDVINTDLLIATLTSKTAEIDMEIVVSQGRGYVPSETREKENTETDMIVIDSIFTPIRNVGIRVENIRVGQMTNYENLILEIETDGSISPEEAVAQSTQVLLSHFNFIADNTKLGEVKVKKVKAEKSEDDEAEVEEKKEKKAKKESKKKEDK; this is encoded by the coding sequence ATGGAAAACATCCCCTTACCATCAAAAGTAGAGATTACCCCCGGTGATGAAAAGAACACCGCTACGGTTAGTATTCAGCCATGTCACCCGGGCTTTGGCACCACGATCGGCAATGCCTTACGCCGCGTTTTATTGTCATCATTGCCTGGTGGCGCCGTGACCGCTTTTAAAATTAAAGGCGTCAGCCATGAGTTTTCCGCAATTGACAATGTCTTAGAAGATGTTGTTGAAATTTCCCTCAACCTAAAACAGTTGCGCTTGCGAGTTAACTCAACCGAACCGGTCAGACTACACTTGCACGCCAAAGGCGAAAAGAAAGTCACTGCCAAAGACATTGAACCAAATGCTGATGTTGACGTAATTAACACTGATTTATTAATTGCCACCTTAACCAGCAAGACCGCTGAAATTGATATGGAAATTGTTGTTTCCCAGGGTCGTGGCTACGTGCCAAGTGAAACTCGCGAAAAGGAAAACACCGAAACCGACATGATCGTCATTGATTCAATTTTCACGCCGATCCGAAATGTCGGCATTCGCGTAGAAAACATCCGCGTCGGACAAATGACTAACTACGAAAATTTAATTTTAGAAATTGAAACTGACGGCTCAATCAGTCCGGAAGAAGCCGTTGCTCAGTCAACCCAAGTTTTACTTTCTCACTTCAATTTTATTGCTGACAACACCAAGCTTGGCGAAGTCAAAGTCAAAAAAGTCAAAGCCGAAAAGTCTGAAGATGATGAAGCTGAAGTTGAAGAAAAAAAAGAAAAGAAAGCTAAGAAAGAATCCAAGAAAAAAGAAGATAAGTAA
- the rplM gene encoding 50S ribosomal protein L13 — protein sequence METKKTTTTKKVTKKAVKPGVVRNIHEIDATDQILGRLATRIAVLLRGKNKATYLPHIDGGEFVVVTNASKIKTSGKKIQTKVYHRYSGYPGGIKTTKLSDLLANNASKMLRDTVYHMLPKNRTREKMIKRLKISN from the coding sequence ATGGAAACTAAAAAGACTACCACAACGAAAAAAGTGACTAAAAAGGCCGTCAAACCGGGCGTTGTCAGAAATATTCACGAAATTGACGCCACCGACCAAATCTTGGGCCGCCTTGCCACCAGAATTGCCGTTTTATTGCGCGGTAAAAACAAAGCCACCTACTTGCCACATATTGACGGCGGCGAATTTGTGGTGGTTACCAATGCTTCCAAAATCAAAACCTCCGGCAAAAAAATCCAGACTAAAGTGTACCACCGCTATTCTGGCTACCCGGGCGGTATTAAAACTACTAAATTGAGTGATCTATTGGCCAACAACGCTTCCAAAATGTTGCGCGATACTGTTTACCACATGTTGCCAAAAAACCGCACCCGCGAGAAAATGATTAAACGTTTGAAAATTTCTAATTAG
- the rpsD gene encoding 30S ribosomal protein S4 gives MAKIPKLKVNKASRRYGVNLSQSEKSVLVKRNYAPGIHGPKRRNRPSEYSNQLREKQIARITYGIMERQFAKYYKEAMRLKGDSGENLQRLLEQRLDNVVYRSGFAKTRRQARQMVNHGFFFVNGKKVNIPSFQVKAKDEITIKDSKADSKLFTDLEKKLEKYQTPAWLHLDLKKRLIKVVSAPTSQEIEHTFNPRLIIEYYSR, from the coding sequence ATGGCTAAAATTCCTAAACTTAAAGTTAATAAGGCTTCCCGACGCTATGGCGTCAATTTAAGCCAGTCTGAAAAATCAGTCTTAGTTAAGCGTAACTATGCACCGGGTATCCACGGTCCAAAACGCCGCAACCGACCTTCTGAATATTCCAATCAGCTGCGCGAAAAGCAGATTGCCCGTATTACCTACGGCATTATGGAACGCCAGTTCGCCAAATATTATAAAGAGGCAATGCGTCTCAAAGGCGACAGCGGTGAAAACTTGCAACGCCTACTGGAACAGCGGCTTGATAACGTGGTCTACCGCTCTGGTTTTGCCAAAACCCGCCGTCAGGCCCGGCAGATGGTCAATCACGGCTTTTTCTTTGTCAACGGTAAAAAAGTAAATATTCCGTCATTCCAGGTTAAAGCCAAAGATGAAATCACCATTAAAGACAGCAAAGCTGATTCAAAACTATTTACCGATTTAGAAAAGAAACTTGAAAAATATCAAACCCCAGCTTGGCTGCACTTGGATCTAAAAAAACGTTTAATCAAAGTGGTTAGCGCTCCAACCAGTCAGGAAATTGAGCATACCTTTAACCCACGACTAATCATTGAGTATTATTCAAGATAA
- a CDS encoding alanine--tRNA ligase: protein MTAEKLRETYLQFFETKGHTIIPSASLIPENDPTVLFTTAGMHPLVPYLLGQKHPAGTRLTDVQKCIRTGDIDEIGDGWHLTFFEMLGNWSLGDYFKKEAIEFSFEFLTKKLKLPVNKLAVSCFAGETENNISKDEESAAIWQALGIPKARIAFLGREDNWWGPAGQTGPCGPDTEMFYWTGEADAPEKFDSSDKHWVEIWNDVFMQYNKTADGSYVELAQKNVDTGMGLERTTAILNSLQSVYETELFTPIIKKIKELSNTDNVQSIRIIADHLRTATFILGDQKGVTPSNIEQGYVLRRLIRRAIRHGKMIGISNNFTVEIAKIVIKHYAKYYPELDENKSFIEKELAAEEDRFTQTLEKGLKEFAKLSGKDISGRDAFILFASYGFPLEMTLELAKEKGIKVDTKGFDEEFDKHQELSRTASAGKFKGGLADHSAETTKLHTATHLLLAALRQVLGNHVYQKGSNITAERLRLDFSHPDKMTPEQIKQVEDLVNEQIRKQTPVTWQEVSIDEAKNQGAMGVFEHKYADRVKVYTIGDFSKEICGGPHVNNVSELIAFKITKEEASSSGVRRIKATVG from the coding sequence ATGACCGCCGAAAAACTACGCGAAACATATCTACAATTTTTTGAAACGAAGGGCCACACGATTATCCCTTCAGCTTCTTTGATTCCCGAAAATGACCCGACTGTTTTGTTCACCACCGCCGGCATGCACCCATTAGTTCCATATCTGCTTGGCCAAAAACATCCGGCCGGCACACGCCTGACTGATGTTCAAAAATGTATTCGCACTGGCGACATTGATGAAATCGGCGACGGCTGGCATCTGACTTTTTTTGAAATGCTGGGCAACTGGTCGCTGGGAGACTATTTTAAAAAAGAAGCAATTGAATTTAGTTTTGAATTTTTAACAAAAAAATTAAAACTGCCTGTCAATAAACTCGCGGTTAGCTGTTTTGCCGGCGAGACCGAAAATAATATTTCTAAAGACGAAGAGTCAGCCGCGATCTGGCAGGCGCTTGGCATCCCCAAAGCCCGTATTGCCTTTTTAGGACGTGAAGACAACTGGTGGGGCCCGGCCGGACAGACCGGTCCATGCGGTCCGGACACTGAAATGTTTTATTGGACGGGCGAGGCAGACGCGCCGGAAAAATTTGATTCGTCCGACAAGCACTGGGTGGAAATCTGGAATGACGTTTTTATGCAATATAATAAAACTGCTGACGGCTCTTACGTTGAACTGGCGCAAAAAAATGTGGACACCGGTATGGGTCTGGAACGCACCACCGCCATCTTAAACAGCCTGCAGTCAGTGTATGAAACGGAATTGTTTACCCCGATTATTAAAAAAATTAAAGAATTATCCAACACCGACAACGTCCAATCAATCAGAATTATCGCCGACCACTTGCGCACCGCCACTTTTATCTTGGGCGACCAAAAGGGCGTTACGCCGTCTAACATTGAACAAGGCTACGTGCTGCGCCGCCTAATCCGGCGCGCCATCAGACATGGCAAAATGATTGGCATTAGCAACAACTTCACTGTTGAAATCGCTAAAATCGTCATCAAACACTACGCCAAATATTACCCGGAACTCGACGAAAACAAAAGCTTTATCGAAAAAGAATTGGCAGCCGAAGAAGATCGCTTCACCCAAACGCTGGAAAAGGGCTTGAAAGAATTTGCCAAACTTTCCGGCAAAGACATTTCCGGGCGCGATGCGTTTATTCTATTTGCTTCTTACGGTTTCCCACTGGAAATGACTTTGGAACTAGCCAAAGAAAAGGGGATTAAAGTTGACACTAAAGGTTTTGACGAAGAATTTGATAAACATCAAGAACTGTCCCGCACCGCTTCGGCTGGAAAATTCAAAGGTGGTCTGGCGGATCACTCGGCTGAAACCACCAAACTTCATACCGCCACCCATTTACTGCTGGCCGCTTTGCGCCAGGTGCTTGGCAATCACGTTTATCAAAAAGGTTCAAACATCACTGCTGAACGCCTGCGGCTTGATTTTTCACACCCCGACAAAATGACTCCTGAACAAATCAAACAAGTTGAAGACCTCGTCAACGAGCAAATCCGCAAACAAACGCCAGTCACCTGGCAGGAAGTCAGCATTGATGAAGCTAAGAATCAGGGAGCAATGGGAGTATTTGAACATAAATATGCCGATCGGGTAAAAGTCTACACCATTGGCGACTTCAGCAAAGAAATCTGCGGCGGTCCCCACGTCAACAACGTTTCTGAACTAATTGCTTTCAAAATCACCAAGGAAGAAGCTTCAAGCTCCGGCGTTCGCCGGATCAAAGCCACTGTTGGCTAA
- the mnmA gene encoding tRNA 2-thiouridine(34) synthase MnmA, which translates to MKLNKSNGKKVCIAMSGGVDSSVAAALLKEQGYECVGVFLKLWSEAEENTRKLGIENKCCSVDSFNDARRIAHQLGFPIYTINVRESFKQMVVDQWLESYREGKTPNPCINCNRLIRFNVMLKRAEQLGCDYLATGHYVKLETGKDGTIKLIAGDDKNKDQSYFLYTMTQERLKKLMFPVGHLTKPVVREIAKKFNLEVHKKPESQEICFISEKTHYSFLQRHLNLKPGPIKNLDGKELGRHDGLPLYTLGQRQGIKIGGPGGPYYVVKLDHKTNTLYVSNNANDPLIMTTKFAIKDPTWISGKRPGANENYGIKIRHQASIIPATIDENNIVTLKEPARAVMTGQSAVFYQDKQVLGGGVISKIDIS; encoded by the coding sequence ATGAAACTAAACAAATCAAACGGCAAAAAAGTTTGTATTGCAATGTCCGGCGGCGTTGATTCTTCGGTTGCCGCGGCGCTACTTAAAGAACAAGGCTATGAATGCGTTGGTGTTTTTTTGAAACTCTGGAGCGAAGCTGAAGAAAACACCAGAAAGCTTGGCATTGAAAATAAATGCTGTTCAGTTGATTCTTTCAACGACGCCCGACGCATCGCTCATCAACTCGGCTTTCCGATTTATACTATCAACGTTCGCGAATCATTCAAGCAGATGGTTGTTGATCAATGGCTGGAAAGCTACCGCGAAGGAAAAACTCCCAACCCGTGTATTAATTGCAATCGCCTCATTAGATTTAACGTAATGCTAAAACGCGCCGAACAGCTTGGATGCGATTATCTGGCAACCGGACATTACGTCAAACTGGAAACCGGCAAAGACGGCACCATTAAACTGATTGCCGGCGACGATAAAAATAAAGACCAATCATATTTCTTATACACCATGACCCAGGAACGATTAAAAAAATTAATGTTCCCGGTCGGTCATTTGACCAAACCGGTAGTACGCGAAATCGCCAAAAAATTCAACCTGGAAGTCCATAAAAAACCCGAGAGTCAGGAAATCTGTTTTATTTCTGAAAAAACTCACTACTCATTTTTACAACGACACCTCAACCTTAAACCTGGTCCGATTAAAAATCTGGACGGCAAAGAGCTTGGTCGCCACGATGGCTTGCCGCTGTATACCCTTGGCCAGCGCCAGGGTATTAAAATCGGCGGACCAGGCGGACCATATTATGTTGTCAAACTGGACCATAAAACTAACACGCTTTACGTTTCCAACAATGCCAATGATCCGCTGATCATGACCACTAAATTCGCCATCAAAGATCCTACTTGGATCAGCGGCAAGCGCCCGGGCGCAAACGAAAACTATGGAATTAAAATTCGCCACCAGGCTTCAATCATCCCGGCAACTATTGATGAAAATAATATCGTTACGCTCAAAGAACCGGCCCGTGCCGTAATGACCGGACAGTCCGCAGTGTTCTACCAAGACAAACAAGTGCTGGGCGGCGGAGTTATTTCCAAAATTGACATTTCCTAA
- the rpsM gene encoding 30S ribosomal protein S13, whose protein sequence is MAARIAGITLPNNKRVEVGLTYIFGIGETTSKRILAETKVNPDTRVKDLTDAEVGKLRDLIEKQLKVEGELKREVLMNIKRLKEIDSYRGSRHSKHLPARGQRTKTNNRTVRGNVRRTMGSGKKPPAQKT, encoded by the coding sequence ATGGCAGCTCGTATTGCAGGAATTACATTACCAAATAACAAACGCGTTGAAGTAGGCCTAACCTACATTTTTGGCATTGGCGAAACCACCAGTAAAAGAATTCTCGCTGAAACCAAAGTCAACCCAGATACTCGCGTCAAAGATCTAACCGACGCCGAAGTTGGTAAACTCCGCGACCTGATTGAAAAACAGCTTAAAGTTGAAGGCGAATTAAAGCGCGAAGTCTTAATGAATATTAAACGATTAAAAGAAATTGACAGCTACCGCGGTTCACGCCATTCCAAGCATTTGCCAGCGCGCGGTCAGCGGACTAAGACTAATAACCGAACTGTTCGCGGTAATGTCCGAAGAACGATGGGATCAGGTAAGAAACCGCCGGCCCAGAAGACTTAA
- the rplQ gene encoding 50S ribosomal protein L17: MRHAKKGKILDRKKAPREAMMRSLATSMILYEKIRTTSAKAKVLKPMVEKLITTSKKNTLASRRQLLEVLYHKKAVSKALEVLGPRYKDRKGGYTRIIKIGPRKGDGAEMVQIEFV, from the coding sequence ATGAGACACGCTAAAAAAGGTAAAATTTTAGACCGCAAAAAAGCGCCGCGCGAAGCGATGATGCGTAGTCTGGCAACCAGCATGATTTTGTATGAAAAAATCCGCACCACCAGCGCCAAAGCTAAGGTGTTAAAACCAATGGTTGAAAAATTGATTACCACCTCAAAGAAAAACACCCTTGCCAGTCGCCGCCAGCTTTTGGAAGTACTGTACCACAAAAAAGCAGTCAGTAAGGCTCTGGAAGTTTTAGGCCCGCGCTACAAAGACCGCAAAGGCGGCTACACTCGCATTATTAAAATCGGTCCACGCAAAGGGGACGGTGCTGAAATGGTTCAAATTGAATTTGTCTAA
- a CDS encoding UDP-glucose/GDP-mannose dehydrogenase family protein has product MKATIIGTGYVGLTTGVCLADFGHDIICVDNNLEKVEKLNRGESPIFEPGLEELIVKNKTAGRLTFTSDIKPAILNSEIIFICVNTPPKADGQADLKYVEAVAREIAQTVNGDYKVIVDKSTVPVRTAEKVKEIIDRYSSSKAKFDVVSNPEFLREGTAVKDTLEPDRLVIGVDSEPAKTKMLELYKPLIDKTNCPVKIVSVRSAELIKHGANTFLAAKISFANLIAQTCEEAGADALEVLEAIGLDERIGRQFLKPGIGFGGSCFPKDIAAYKKTLEILGIDPIFVEAIEKINDHAWQRFIHKIEKQLWVLDGKTIGVLGLAFKPDTDDIRNAPALKIIQKLKQDGAHIKAYDPEAQENTKKVLTDIEYCQNPYDVAAQSEALVICTEWDEFKKLDLEKIKSLMTTPIIFDGRNIFDPKTAQSAGFQYFGIGR; this is encoded by the coding sequence ATGAAAGCAACAATTATTGGTACCGGTTATGTCGGATTAACCACCGGCGTTTGTTTGGCGGATTTTGGCCACGATATTATCTGTGTTGATAATAATTTGGAAAAAGTTGAAAAATTGAACCGCGGCGAATCGCCAATCTTTGAGCCGGGCCTAGAAGAATTAATCGTTAAAAATAAAACCGCCGGACGCCTGACATTTACTAGCGACATCAAACCGGCGATTTTAAATTCAGAAATAATTTTTATTTGCGTCAACACGCCGCCAAAAGCCGACGGCCAAGCCGACCTGAAATATGTTGAAGCCGTTGCCAGAGAAATTGCGCAAACCGTCAACGGTGACTACAAGGTTATTGTTGATAAAAGCACTGTCCCGGTTCGCACCGCCGAAAAAGTCAAAGAAATCATTGATCGCTACAGCAGTTCAAAAGCTAAATTTGATGTTGTCTCCAATCCTGAATTTTTACGTGAGGGTACTGCCGTTAAAGACACATTGGAACCAGATCGCTTGGTTATCGGCGTTGACAGCGAACCGGCAAAAACTAAAATGCTTGAACTCTATAAACCGCTGATCGATAAAACAAACTGCCCGGTCAAAATTGTTTCTGTTCGCAGTGCGGAATTGATTAAACACGGAGCTAACACTTTTTTGGCGGCAAAAATCTCTTTTGCCAATCTGATCGCTCAAACGTGCGAAGAAGCCGGCGCTGACGCCTTGGAAGTCCTTGAAGCAATTGGCCTTGATGAACGTATCGGTCGGCAATTTCTCAAGCCAGGCATCGGTTTTGGGGGCAGCTGTTTTCCTAAAGACATCGCTGCCTACAAAAAAACTTTAGAAATTTTGGGTATTGATCCGATTTTTGTGGAAGCAATCGAAAAAATTAATGATCACGCCTGGCAGCGTTTTATCCATAAAATTGAAAAGCAACTTTGGGTGTTAGACGGAAAAACCATTGGCGTTCTAGGCCTGGCGTTTAAACCAGACACTGATGATATTCGTAATGCCCCCGCTTTAAAAATTATTCAAAAACTAAAACAAGACGGCGCCCATATCAAAGCTTACGATCCTGAAGCTCAGGAGAACACTAAAAAGGTGCTGACTGACATTGAATACTGCCAAAATCCTTATGATGTCGCCGCGCAAAGCGAAGCGTTGGTGATTTGTACTGAATGGGATGAATTTAAAAAGCTTGACTTAGAAAAAATTAAAAGTCTAATGACCACTCCGATTATCTTTGACGGCCGAAATATCTTTGACCCAAAAACTGCTCAGTCGGCCGGCTTTCAATACTTTGGCATCGGCCGTTAA
- the rpsI gene encoding 30S ribosomal protein S9 → MTTKAKKEEKIEKEVATKRVRHTYLYATGRRKKAIARVRLYKKGEGKITVNERDFKNYFPTTELQKIVTDPLQAVGKLTEFDITIKVAGGGPVGQAVAVRHGIARVLTVFEADLRKIIKPHGYLKRDPRRKERKKPGLKRARRAPQWAKR, encoded by the coding sequence ATGACTACTAAAGCCAAAAAAGAAGAAAAAATTGAAAAGGAAGTCGCGACCAAGCGCGTTCGCCACACCTATTTGTATGCCACTGGCCGCCGCAAAAAGGCGATTGCCCGCGTTCGGCTCTACAAGAAAGGCGAAGGCAAAATTACTGTCAACGAACGCGATTTTAAAAACTATTTCCCAACCACTGAACTACAAAAAATTGTTACTGATCCATTACAGGCTGTTGGCAAACTAACCGAATTTGACATCACCATTAAAGTTGCCGGTGGTGGCCCAGTCGGCCAAGCCGTTGCCGTTCGCCACGGTATTGCCCGGGTCCTGACTGTTTTTGAAGCGGATTTACGAAAAATCATTAAACCCCACGGTTACTTAAAGCGAGATCCACGCCGCAAAGAACGAAAGAAACCGGGTCTTAAGCGAGCACGACGTGCTCCACAATGGGCTAAACGTTAA
- the infA gene encoding translation initiation factor IF-1 has translation MPKNDNSIPSKEFIEVDGEVIELLPAASFKVVLDNGHEVLAHLSGKMRMFKIRILPGDKVKVQLTPYDLTKGRITYRY, from the coding sequence ATGCCAAAAAACGACAATTCTATTCCATCAAAAGAGTTCATCGAAGTTGATGGAGAAGTAATCGAATTGCTACCGGCCGCTAGTTTCAAGGTTGTCCTTGATAACGGCCACGAAGTTTTAGCCCATCTTTCCGGAAAAATGCGCATGTTTAAAATCCGCATCCTGCCTGGAGATAAAGTTAAAGTTCAGTTAACCCCATATGACCTCACCAAAGGTCGTATCACTTATCGCTATTAA